One region of Oryza sativa Japonica Group chromosome 10, ASM3414082v1 genomic DNA includes:
- the LOC4348533 gene encoding protein TIFY 11d — translation MAAAGSSSRFAVTCGLLSQYMRERQQPQPPVTVLEAVAEEEEEEDARTMQLFPPRAAAADGVATPSAGTAPLTIFYDGRMVVVDDVPVEKAAELMRLAGSACSPPQPAHAAALPEMPIARKASLQRFLQKRKHRITTTSEPYKKAAVASPAPEKSFAVAPVKDEPATWLGL, via the exons atggccgccgccggcagcagcagcaggttcGCCGTCACGTGCGGCCTCCTCAGCCAGTACATGCGGGAGCgccagcagccgcagccgccggtgACGGTTCttgaggcggtggcggaggaggaggaggaggaggacgcgcggACTATGCAGCTCTtccccccgcgcgccgccgccgccgacggcgtcgcGACGCCGTCGGCGGGGACGGCCCCGCTGACCATCTTCTACGACGGGAGGATGGTCGTGGTCGACGACGTCCCGGTCGAGAAGGCCGCGGAGCTCATGAGGCTGGCCGGCTccgcgtgctcgccgccgcagccggcgcacgccgccgcgctcccgGAGATGCCGATCGCGAGGAAGGCGTCGCTGCAGCGTTTCCTCCAGAAGAGGAAGCACAG GATCACGACAACGAGCGAACCATAcaagaaggcggcggtggcgtcgccggcgccggagaaaagcttcgccgtcgcgccgGTGAAAGATGAGCCGGCGACATGGCTCGGGCTCTGA
- the LOC4348535 gene encoding SPX domain-containing protein 3 produces MKFGKRLKKQVEESLPEWRDKFLAYKRLKKLVRLVSSSSGDVGGGGGGEAEFVRLLDGEVDRINAFFLEQEEEFVIRQRELQETVEKVAGGGGGGRRPAAAEMRRVRKEIVDLHGEMVLLLNYSAVNYTGLAKILKKYDKRTGRLLRLPFIEKVLRQPFFTTELISRLVRDCEATMEAIFTSSVATTAMAGDRRTWKGCSGDAGMAPMADQQGIFRNTVAALATMKELRSGSSTYGRFSLPPMAAPASPESDVLQSIRSDPHLKENGRIPSLQFFYA; encoded by the exons ATGAAGTTTGGGAAGAGGCTGAAGAAGCAGGTGGAGGAGAGCCTCCCGGAGTGGAGGGACAAGTTCTTGGCGTACAAGCGCCTCAAGAAGCTCGTCAggctcgtctcctcctcctccggcgatgtcggcggcggcggcggcggcgaggccgaatTCGTGCGGCTGCTCGACGGCGAGGTCGACAGGATCAACGCCTTCTTCctcgagcaggaggaggagttcgtcatacggcagagg GAGCTGCAGGAGACAGTGGAgaaggtggccggcggcggcggtggagggcggcggccggcggcggcggagatgaggAGGGTGAGGAAGGAGATCGTGGACCTGCACGGGGAGATGGTGCTGCTGCTTAACTACAGCGCCGTCAACTACACAG GGCTGGCCAAGATCCTGAAGAAATACGACAAGCgcaccggccgcctcctccggctgCCGTTCATCGAGAAGGTGCTCCGGCAGCCGTTCTTCACGACGGAGCTCATCTCGAGGCTCGTCCGCGACTGCGAGGCCACCATGGAGGCCATCTTCACCTCCtccgtggcgacgacggcgatggccggcgatcgccggacATGGAAAGGATGCTCCGGCGACGCCGGGATGGCTCCGATGGCAGACCAGCAGGGCATCttccggaacaccgtcgccgcgCTGGCGACGATGAAGGAGCTCCGGAGCGGGAGCTCGACGTACGGGCGGTTCTCGCTGCCGCcgatggcggcgccggcctcgccggAGTCCGACGTGCTGCAGTCCATCCGATCCGATCCCCATCTGAAAGAGAATGGAAGAATTCCAAGTTTACAGTTTTTTTATGCCTAA